In Dromiciops gliroides isolate mDroGli1 chromosome 5, mDroGli1.pri, whole genome shotgun sequence, the following are encoded in one genomic region:
- the ARF5 gene encoding ADP-ribosylation factor 5 — protein MGLTVSALFSRIFGKKQMRILMVGLDAAGKTTILYKLKLGEIVTTIPTIGFNVETVEYKNICFTVWDVGGQDKIRPLWRHYFQNTQGLIFVVDSNDRERVQESADELQKMLQEDELREAVLLVFANKQDMPNAMPVSELTDKLGLQSLRSRTWYVQATCATQGTGLYDGLDWLSHELSKR, from the exons ATGGGCCTCACGGTGTCCGCGCTCTTCTCGCGGATCTTCGGGAAGAAGCAGATGCGGATCCTCATGG TCGGTTTGGATGCCGCAGGCAAGACCACAATTCTCTACAAACTGAAGCTGGGCGAGATTGTCACCACTATCCCCACCATAG GCTTCAACGTGGAGACAGTGGAATATAAGAACATTTGTTTCACCGTCTGGGATGTGGGAGGCCAAGACAAGATTCGGCCTCTCTGGAGACACTACTTCCAAAACACTCAG GGTCTTATCTTTGTAGTGGACAGCAATGACCGAGAACGGGTCCAAGAATCAGCAGATGAGCTTCAGAAGATG CTCCAGGAGGATGAGCTTCGGGAGGCAGTGTTGCTAGTGTTTGCGAATAAGCAGGACATGCCCAATGCCATGCCAGTGAGCGAGCTGACTGACAAGTTGGGATTGCAGAGCTTGCGTAGTCGGACT TGGTATGTCCAAGCAACCTGCGCTACCCAGGGTACAGGGCTGTATGATGGGCTGGACTGGCTGTCTCATGAGCTGTCGAAGCGCTAA